The window CCAGACGGCGGCCAGCGAGATCATGACCGCCCACAGCACGGGCTGGATGATCTCGACGTGCTCGGTCCACTGCGCCCAACGGGAGCCCGGTTCCGGGCCGTTGAGCAGCTCGGTGAGGCGCCAGTCGACGTACGGAGTCAGGGCCGTTTCGCACTCGGCGATCCGGGCGGCGAAGACGGGGCTGGAGGCGAGGAGTTCACGGCCCATGCCGAGCCACTGCGAGCCCTGGCCGGGGAAGACGAACGTGACGCCGGCGGCGGCCTTGGCCCGACCGGTGACGATCCGCCCGGCGGAGGCCTCCGGGACGTCCGTGCCCGCGGCCAGGGCACGGGCCGCGCCCAGCAGGGCGGTGCGGTCCGGGCCGAGGAGGACGGCGCGGTGTTCCAGGGCGGCGCGCTGGGTGACGAGGGCGAAGGAGATGTCGGCCGGGTCGGGGGCGTCGGACCCGACGGACACAGAGACTGCTCCGGATTCTCCTGAGGCCCCGAAATCCTCTGAGGCTCCGGACTCCAGATGGTCCGCCAAGCGCCCCGCCTGCGCACGCAGCGCCTCGCCGTCGCGGGCCGACAGGACCCACGGCACGGGCCCGCCCCGCCAGACCGGCTCCCCGGAGACGGGCGTCAGTGTGGCCTCGGACGTGGGCTCCGGCGCCTCCAGGATGATGTGCGCGTTGGTGCCGCTGATGCCGAAGGAGGAGACACCGGCGCGGCGGGCGCGGCCGGTCTCGGGCCAGGGGGTCGCCTCGGTGAGGAGGGCGATGTCGCCGCTGCTCCAGTCGACATGCGGGGTGGGCTCGTCGATGTGCAGGGTGCGCGGCAGTACGCCTTCCCGCATCGCCAGCACCATCTTGATGATGCCGGTGACTCCGGCGGCGGCCTGGGTGTGACCGAGGTTGGACTTCACGGAGCCGAGCCAGAGCGGACGGTCCGCCTCCCGGCCCTGTCCATAGGTGGCGAGGAGCGCCTGCGCCTCGATCGGGTCGCCCAGCGTCGTCCCGGTCCCGTGGGCCTCGACGGCGTCGACGTCGGCGGTGGTGAGCCCGGCACCCGCGAGCGCGGCGCGGATGACGCGCTGCTGGGACGGGCCGTTTGGAGCGGTGAGGCCGTTCGAGGCACCGTCCTGGTTGATCGCCGAACCGCGCACGACGGCAAGGACGCGGTGCCCGTTGCGACGGGCGTCGGAGAGCCGCTCCAGGAGCAGCATGCCGACGCCCTCGGCGGGCGCGAAGCCGTTCGCGTCGGAAGAGAAGGCGCGGCAACGGCCGTCGGCGGAGAGCCCGCGCTGACGGCTGAACTCCAGGAAGATGGAGGGCGACGGCAGGACGGTCACACCACCGGCGAGCGCGAGCGAGCACTCGCCGCCCCGCAGGGCCTGCGCGGCGAGGTGCAGTGTGACCAGTGAGGACGAGCAGGCGGTGTCGACGGTGATCGCCTGGCCTTCGAGGCCGAGCGCGTAGGCGACGCGACCGGAGGCCACGCTCGCGGAGTTGCCGATGCCGAGGAAGCCCTCCAGGTCCTCCTGCCCTGGACCGTAGGCGCCCGCGTAGTCGAAGGCGACGAGGCCCACGAAGACACCGGTCCTGCTGCCCCGGAGCCGGTGCGGGTCGATCCCGGCCCGCTCGATGGTCTCCCAGCTCGATTCGAGGAGCAGGCGCTGCTGCGGGTCCATGGCCAGCGCCTCGCGCGGCGAGATCCCGAAGAATCCGGCGTCGAAGGTGTCCGCGCCGGTCATGAAACCGCCCGCACGTCCGTAGGTGCTGCCGGGCCGCTCGGGGTCGGGGTCGTAGTAGTCCTCGATGTCCCAGCCGCGGTCGTCGGGGCAGGGGGTGATGGCGTCCCGGCCGTCGGCCAGCAACTCCCACAGCGCCTCCGGGGAGTCGACCCCGCCGGGCAGCCGACAGCTCATGCCGATGATGACGACGGGGTCGTCGTCGGTGTCGCCGCCCGGCCCTGCGGCCGGTACCGCGGCGGCGGTCTCCTCCGGCTCCGGGAGGAGGCGGGTGAGGAGATGGCGGCCGAGCGCGGTGGTGGTGGGGTAGTCGAAGACGAGGGTGGTGGGCAGCCGAAGACCGGTGTGGGCGATCAGCCGGTTGCGCAGGTCGACGGCCGTCAGCGAGTCGAAGCCCAGCTCCTTGAAGGGGCGTTCGGGATCGACCCGCTGGGGGGAGGCGTGGCCGAGCGCCGCGGCGACCTGGGCCCGTACGACCTCCACCACGGCCCGTTCCCGGTCGCGGGCGGGCAGCGCGCTGAGCCGGGCCGCCAGGTCCTGCGCGTCGGCCGTACGGTCGCCGCCGGACGCCCGGTCGGCGAGGGCCCGGCGCACGTCGGGGAGGTCGGCGAGGAGCGGGCTGGGCCGGTTGCCGGTGAAGGCGGCGGCGAACCGGTCCCATTCCACGTCCAGTACGGCGACGCTGCCGGCGGAGTCGGTGCCGCCGAGCACGGCCCGGCGCAACGCGGCGACAGCGCGCGCCGGGTCCAGCGGCACGAGACCGGCCCGCCGGACCCCGGTCTCCACGACCTGCTCGCCCGCCATGCCCGCTCCGGCCCAAGGGCCCCAGGCTACGGAGGTGGCGGGAAGACCGGCGGCGCGCCGTCGCGCGGCCAGCGCGTCGAGGGAGGCGTTGGCGGCGGCGTAGGCGGCCTGGCCGAGGGTGCCGACGGTGCCGGAGACGGAGGAGAACAGGACGAAGGCGGCGAGGTTATGGCGGGCTGTCAGTTCGTGGAGATGGTGGGCGGCGGCCGTCTTCGGGCGCAGCACCCGGCGCAGCGTCTCCTCGGTGAGGGATACGGCGATGCCGTCCTCGACGATTCCGGCGGCGTGGACCACGGCGGTGAGCGGCAGTTCCTCCGGTACGCCGGCCAGCACCTCGGCGAGCCCGTCCCGGTCGGCGGCGTCGCACGCCGTGACCGTGACCCGGCTGCCCGCCGCGCGCAGTTCGGCGGCGAGGGCGTCGGCGCCCGGCGCCTCGGGACCCCGGCGGCTGAGCAGCAGCAGATGGTCGGCGCCCGCGTCGGCGAGGGAGCGGGCGACATGAGCGCCGAGCGCCCCGGTGCCACCCGTGATCAGGACGGTGCCGCGCGGCGGCCACTCGCCCTCCTCGCGGGAACCGACGGCGGCCCGGACGAACCGACGGGCCAGCAACCCGGCCGGGCGGATGGCGAGTTGGTCCTCGCCGTCGGCGCCGCGCAGGGCGGCGGCGAGCAGTCGTCCGGTGCGCTCGTCCAGAGTCTCGGGGAGGTCTACGACACCTCCCCACAGGTCGGGCAGTTCCAGCCCTACGACCCGGCCGAGGCCCCAGAGCGCGGCGCCGCCCGCGTCGGGCGCGGCGTCGGAGGGCGCCGCGGTGACGGCGCCGCGGGTGGCGCACCACAGGGGCGCATCGGTCCCGGCGGCGGTGAGGGCGTGCAGCAGGGCGAGCGTGGCGGTGACAGCGGGTGCGAGCCCGTCGGCGTCGGGGGTGATGACGGCAGGGTCGCAGGCGAGGAGGGAGAGTACGCCGGTGTACTGCGCGGAGTGCTCGGCCAGACGCTCCACGAGACCGGCGCCGGGAGTGCCGGTGAGCGGGACGGGCAGGGTGACCGGCTCGATCCCGGCCGCGGTGAGGGCGGCCAGGGCGGCGGACAGGAAGGCCGGTTCGCCGGGATCCTCGGGCACGGCGACGAGCCAACGGCCGTTCGTCGTCGCCTCCGTGGCGGTCAGGGGCTTCCAGGTGACCGTGTAACGCAGGCTGTCGACGGTGCTCTGTTCACGGCGACGCCGACGCCAGGCGGCCAGCGCGGGCAGCGCCTCGCGCAGAGCGTCGTCGTGCCCGGCGTCCAGCGCGTGAGCGAGCGCGGCGGCATCCTCCCGCTCCACGGCCTCCCAGAACCGGGCCTCCTCGGCGTCCACGGGAGCCGCCTCAAGGGTGCGGTCCAGCCAGTAGCGCTCGCGTTGGAAGGCGTACGTGGGCAGGTCGACGCGGCGTGGATTGCGGCCGGTGAAGAGGGCGGGCCAGTCGACATCGACGCCGCTCGCCCACAGACGAGAGACGGCGGTGGTGAACGTCTCCACCTCGTCGTGGCCACGACGCGTCGCCGGGACGAACAGACCCTCCGCGCACTCGGCGCCCATCGCGGTCAACGTCGCGTCCGGACCCAGCTCCAGGAACCGGGTCACCCCCGCGTCGGCAAGCGAGGCCAGGCCGTCCGCGAAACGCACCGCCTCCCGCACATGGCGCACCCAGTAGTCGGCGGTACGTATCTCCTCACCCGCCACACGGCCGGACACATTCGACACGACAGGGATCCGCGGCTCGCCATACGAGATCTCAGCGGCGACCCGCGCGAAGTCCGCCAGCATCGGCTCCATCAACGAGGAATGGAACGCGTGCGAGACCGTCAGCCGACGGCACTTGACCCCCGCAGCCGTCAAACGCTCCCGCACCGCCTCCACTTCCGCCTGGGGACCCGAAACCACCACGGACGTCGGCCCGTTCACCGCCGCAACATCAACCGAGGCGACAACCTCCTCGACCTCGGCCAAACCAGCCTGCACCGCGAGCATGGCCCCGCCCTCGGGCAACGCCTGCATCAACCCACCACGGGCCGCCACCAAACGACAGGCGTCCTCCAGCGAGAAAACCCCCGCCACATACGCGGCAACCAATTCACCCACCGAATGACCCATCACAAAGTCCGGGCGAACACCCCACGACTCCGCCAACCGGTAAAGAGCCACCTCCACCGCGAACAACCCGGCCTGCGTGAACACCGTCCGATCCAGCTCCTCGGACGACAGCGCCTCCGCCAACGACCCGGGCAGCAGCCCTTCAAAGGCCGTACAGACTTCGTCCAAAGCACGTGCAAACACCGGGAATTCAGCAGCAAGCCCCGCACCCATCCGCGCCCGCTGCGATCCCTGCCCCGTGAACAACACGGCCAGTCGGCCATCGGCCACCGCACCGGAGGACCCGACGGAGGCCAGCCGCGCCCGCAGCTCGTCAGCGTCCCTCCCCCAGACGACCGCGCGATGCCCCAACCCGGCCCGACCAGTCGCCAACGACCAGCCCACATCCACCGGTTCGAAAGAACCAGCGACCTCCGACAACCGCCCCGCCTGCGCCACCAACGCCTCAGCAGAACCGGCGGACAACACCCACGGCACCAGACCACCCACCGGAACCGAAGGCCCAACCGCCTCCGCCTCCGGCGCTTCCTCCAAGATCACATGCGCGTTGGTTCCGCTGATCCCGAACCCCGAGACCGCCCCCCGCCGGGGCCGCTCGCCCCGTTCCCACCGGACGGACTCCGTGAGCACCTCGACCGCGCCGGAGGCCCAGTCGACATGTGGCGTCGGCTCGTCGACGTGCAGGGTGCGCGGCAGCACACCGGCCCGCATCGCCATCACCAGCTTGATGACACCCGCCACACCGGCCGCGTACTGCGTGTGGCCGATGTTCGACTTCACGGAGCCCAGCCACAACGGCCGATCCGCCGCACGCCCTTGGCCGTACGTCTCCAGCAGCGCGTGCGCCTCGATCGGGTCGCCGAGGGCGGTGCCGGTGCCGTGTGCCTCGACGGTGTCGACATCGGTGGCGGTCAGTCCGGCGTTGGCGAGGGCGGCACGGATGACGCGTTGCTGGGCCGGACCGTTCGGCGCCGTGAGGCCGTTCGACGCGCCGTCCTGGTTGACGGCGGAGCCGCGTACGACCGCCAGCACCTGGTGGCCGTTGCGGCGCGCGTCCGACAGGCGCTCCAGCAGCAGGACGCCGACGCCCTCGCCCCAGCCGGTGCCGTCCGCCGCCGCCGCGAACGCCTTGCAGCGGCCGTCGGCGGCGAGTCCGCGCTGGCGGCTGAACTCGACGAAGGCGAACGGGGTGGACATGACGGCGGAGCCGCCCGCGAGCGCCATCTCGCACTCGCCGTTGCGCAGCGCCTGTGCGGCCATGTGCAGCGTGACCAGGGAGGAGGAGCAGGCCGTGTCGACGGTGACCGCGGGGCCCTCGAAGCCGAAGGTGTAGGCGACCCGACCGGACATGACGCTGGAGGTGCTGCCGGTCAGGACGTACCCCTCGGCGCCCTCGGGCAGCCGCGCGCCGCCGGTGCCGTAGCCGGAGTGCCCGCTGCCGACGAAGGTGCCGACCGGCCTGCCGCGCAGGTGTGCCGGGTCGATTCCGGCGCGCTCGAGCAGCTCC of the Streptomyces sp. NBC_00287 genome contains:
- a CDS encoding type I polyketide synthase, yielding MTNPTGNDKNDKVVAALRASLTEAERLRKQNRQLLDAAREPIAIVAMACRYPGGVRSPEDLWRLVETGTDAMSAFPADRGWDLDALYDPDPDRAGTSYVREGGFLYDAAEFDADLFGISPREALAMDPQQRLLLETSWELLERAGIDPAHLRGRPVGTFVGSGHSGYGTGGARLPEGAEGYVLTGSTSSVMSGRVAYTFGFEGPAVTVDTACSSSLVTLHMAAQALRNGECEMALAGGSAVMSTPFAFVEFSRQRGLAADGRCKAFAAAADGTGWGEGVGVLLLERLSDARRNGHQVLAVVRGSAVNQDGASNGLTAPNGPAQQRVIRAALANAGLTATDVDTVEAHGTGTALGDPIEAHALLETYGQGRAADRPLWLGSVKSNIGHTQYAAGVAGVIKLVMAMRAGVLPRTLHVDEPTPHVDWASGAVEVLTESVRWERGERPRRGAVSGFGISGTNAHVILEEAPEAEAVGPSVPVGGLVPWVLSAGSAEALVAQAGRLSEVAGSFEPVDVGWSLATGRAGLGHRAVVWGRDADELRARLASVGSSGAVADGRLAVLFTGQGSQRARMGAGLAAEFPVFARALDEVCTAFEGLLPGSLAEALSSEELDRTVFTQAGLFAVEVALYRLAESWGVRPDFVMGHSVGELVAAYVAGVFSLEDACRLVAARGGLMQALPEGGAMLAVQAGLAEVEEVVASVDVAAVNGPTSVVVSGPQAEVEAVRERLTAAGVKCRRLTVSHAFHSSLMEPMLADFARVAAEISYGEPRIPVVSNVSGRVAGEEIRTADYWVRHVREAVRFADGLASLADAGVTRFLELGPDATLTAMGAECAEGLFVPATRRGHDEVETFTTAVSRLWASGVDVDWPALFTGRNPRRVDLPTYAFQRERYWLDRTLEAAPVDAEEARFWEAVEREDAAALAHALDAGHDDALREALPALAAWRRRRREQSTVDSLRYTVTWKPLTATEATTNGRWLVAVPEDPGEPAFLSAALAALTAAGIEPVTLPVPLTGTPGAGLVERLAEHSAQYTGVLSLLACDPAVITPDADGLAPAVTATLALLHALTAAGTDAPLWCATRGAVTAAPSDAAPDAGGAALWGLGRVVGLELPDLWGGVVDLPETLDERTGRLLAAALRGADGEDQLAIRPAGLLARRFVRAAVGSREEGEWPPRGTVLITGGTGALGAHVARSLADAGADHLLLLSRRGPEAPGADALAAELRAAGSRVTVTACDAADRDGLAEVLAGVPEELPLTAVVHAAGIVEDGIAVSLTEETLRRVLRPKTAAAHHLHELTARHNLAAFVLFSSVSGTVGTLGQAAYAAANASLDALAARRRAAGLPATSVAWGPWAGAGMAGEQVVETGVRRAGLVPLDPARAVAALRRAVLGGTDSAGSVAVLDVEWDRFAAAFTGNRPSPLLADLPDVRRALADRASGGDRTADAQDLAARLSALPARDRERAVVEVVRAQVAAALGHASPQRVDPERPFKELGFDSLTAVDLRNRLIAHTGLRLPTTLVFDYPTTTALGRHLLTRLLPEPEETAAAVPAAGPGGDTDDDPVVIIGMSCRLPGGVDSPEALWELLADGRDAITPCPDDRGWDIEDYYDPDPERPGSTYGRAGGFMTGADTFDAGFFGISPREALAMDPQQRLLLESSWETIERAGIDPHRLRGSRTGVFVGLVAFDYAGAYGPGQEDLEGFLGIGNSASVASGRVAYALGLEGQAITVDTACSSSLVTLHLAAQALRGGECSLALAGGVTVLPSPSIFLEFSRQRGLSADGRCRAFSSDANGFAPAEGVGMLLLERLSDARRNGHRVLAVVRGSAINQDGASNGLTAPNGPSQQRVIRAALAGAGLTTADVDAVEAHGTGTTLGDPIEAQALLATYGQGREADRPLWLGSVKSNLGHTQAAAGVTGIIKMVLAMREGVLPRTLHIDEPTPHVDWSSGDIALLTEATPWPETGRARRAGVSSFGISGTNAHIILEAPEPTSEATLTPVSGEPVWRGGPVPWVLSARDGEALRAQAGRLADHLESGASEDFGASGESGAVSVSVGSDAPDPADISFALVTQRAALEHRAVLLGPDRTALLGAARALAAGTDVPEASAGRIVTGRAKAAAGVTFVFPGQGSQWLGMGRELLASSPVFAARIAECETALTPYVDWRLTELLNGPEPGSRWAQWTEHVEIIQPVLWAVMISLAAVWESLGITPSAVVGHSQGELAAAVVAGALSLDDGARVITARAAIGATLTHRGGVVSVAEGAERIAERLAARHGTLTVGAVNSPSSTVVAGTHEALDALIAELEADGVWYHRVAHSYASHSPQMEEIKEKLLAAVGPVHPRPGRTAFLSTVTGGLYDTTALDAAYWYRNQREPVAFRAAVETALDLGHTTLVEVSAHPVLVAALEDTAAAAASGAVVTGTLRRNEGGPDRFATAAATLWAAGADVDWTTLHGGREPQRVDLPTYPFQRRRYWLTAPAGAAGDPAGLGLTDTGHPLLGAVVHPADDDGLLLTGRLTAHGHPWLGQHRLLGTSLLPGSALVELAVRAGDEAGCGRLRELVLGSPLILPERGGVRIQVTVGAPAADGERTVEVHSRPDHGDEPWTCHAEGALLPETGTEPETAGLTAWPPLGAEPVDVSGFYAGAEVAGYGYGPAFRGLRAAWCLGDEIYAEVALPETLRAEAQRYGLHPVLLDAALHAGGLSRAADTAALRQPFAWSDVRLYAAGATELRVRLTPAGPDGTRILLADPAGRPVGEVAALIQRTVDAGQLASTAAADALLHIEWTPLTGHQPAQDGDEFATWAVLGDDPLDLAATVQESGHAVTAHLDLDGLLAVLDAGVPAPEWVLLPCGTRNPDQVAQPTAADTVETAAFLDRWLTDERLSGVRLAVVTRGGVATDDESGPADLLGTAVHHLVRLTQVEHPGRVVHLDLDTAPDPDVPAALHTAHTTGESTLALRDGTLLVPRARRLPEPEAYAPLDGTVLLTAAGDGAPAAALVHHLVADRAVRSLLVVAPATDPLTELTTALDGDLGELLRTNGATLDRATADPADRSRLAELLTGRPLTAVIDTAADPTTTAHLHELTEDSALSAFAVLAPLPDARLTALAHHRRAAGLPVTLVTGAPWDQGSKAPGEPAAAPSAARALATALDLSLPPLVATRLDPADLRRRAAADTLPPELRHLVPGGPARRRSATGAAQGTDPAVGDALARRLADLTPDERLRHLADLVRRQAAAVLGHDSADAVDAERKFKDIGFDSMMSVQLRNRLSAETGLSFPATLVFTYPAPTALAAHLDKRLRLADGAPGTADDTDRVLAEIERLDTALAAVEPGLGDHAARARVVKRLESVLWRWTSTTTPTADGSGEGVLDGGALDSVTDDEMFDLIDRELGA